The following are encoded together in the Strix aluco isolate bStrAlu1 chromosome 13, bStrAlu1.hap1, whole genome shotgun sequence genome:
- the C1QTNF2 gene encoding complement C1q tumor necrosis factor-related protein 2: MISAVLLLWTVPCVANHILGGFAKGALQEGPQLACSLPGPPGPPGPPGAPGAPGTVGRMGFPGKDGKDGKDGDKGEHGDEGPQGRTGNPGKPGPKGKAGAIGKAGPRGPKGLKGNPGKNGAPGKKGPKGNKGETGMPGPCTCNANKAKSAFSVAVSKSYPRERLPIKFDRILMNEGGHYNASSGKFICSIPGIYYFTYDITLANKHLAIGLVHNGQYRIKTFDANTGNHDVASGSTILSLKQEDEVWLQIFYSEQNGLFYDPYWTDSLFTGFLIYPDQDYINEI, from the exons ATGATCTccgctgtcctcctcctctggaCTGTGCCCTGTGTGGCAAACCACATTCTCGGGGGCTTTGCCAAGGGAGCGCTGCAGGAAGGTCCCCAGCTGGCGTGCAGCCTGCCGGGACCCCCCGGGCCACCCGGCCCACCTGGCGCACCCGGGGCTCCAGGGACGGTCGGCAGAATGGGCTTCCCGGGCAAAGATGGCAAGGATGGCAAGGACGGGGATAAAGGCGAGCACGGCGATGAAG GTCCACAAGGCAGAACAGGAAACCCCGGCAAACCAGGACCAAAGGGAAAAGCAGGAGCAATTGGCAAGGCAGGCCCACGAGGGCCCAAGGGTTTAAAGGGTAATCCTGGAAAAAACGGGGCACCGGGAAAGAAAGGGCCTAAAGGGAACAAGGGTGAGACCGGGATGCCAGGACCCTGCACCTGTAACGCCAACAAAGCCAAATCTGCCTTCTCTGTGGCAGTGTCAAAGAGCTACCCAAGGGAAAGGCTGCCCATCAAATTTGACAGGATCCTGATGAATGAGGGAGGACATTACAATGCTTCCAGTGGGAAATTTATATGCAGCATCCCAGGTATTTACTACTTCACTTATGATATCACTTTGGCCAACAAACACTTGGCCATTGGCTTGGTCCACAACGGGCAGTACCGGATCAAGACTTTTGATGCCAACACTGGGAACCATGATGTTGCCTCTGGATCAACCATCCTTTCTCTGAAGCAGGAGGATGAAGTATGGCTGCAGATCTTTTACTCAGAACAAAATGGGCTCTTTTATGATCCCTACTGGACAGACAGCTTATTTACTGGCTTCCTGATATATCCTGATCAAGATTATATCAATGAAATATAA